The following proteins are co-located in the Primulina tabacum isolate GXHZ01 chromosome 11, ASM2559414v2, whole genome shotgun sequence genome:
- the LOC142519475 gene encoding transcription factor MYB108-like encodes MEQMEAKAYNQSAEEEMADLRRGPWTVEEDFTLMNYIARHGEGRWNSLSRCAGLNRTGKSCRLRWLNYLRPDVRRGNITLEEQLLILELHSRWGNRWSKIAQHLPGRTDNEIKNYWRTRVQKHAKQLKCDVNSKQFKDTMRYLWMPRLVERIQAQAATSGGGGSTAVAASSYANSSATVYDLNDQSNTDLDVFSAQIVPPQPVFGGGAHTYSPENSSVVASSDSFGTPVSDLTECYNNYPVNQGNNQDYYQGNDLSNYADQSLISPTGYFPHMMDLTTEESNQWMNAGGDISDSLWNDIDDVWFLQH; translated from the exons ATGGAACAAATGGAGGCCAAAGCTTACAACCAGAGTGCTGAAGAGGAAATGGCGGACCTCAGAAGAGGGCCGTGGACTGTTGAAGAAGATTTTACTCTCATGAACTACATAGCCCGCCATGGGGAAGGCCGCTGGAATTCGCTCTCCCGTTGTGCTG GTCTGAACAGAACTGGGAAGAGTTGCAGATTGAGGTGGCTGAACTATTTGCGCCCCGACGTCCGCCGTGGGAATATTACTCTCGAAGAACAGCTTCTGATTCTTGAACTCCATTCTCGTTGGGGCAACag GTGGTCTAAAATCGCGCAACATTTGCCTGGAAGGACCGATAATGAGATCAAGAATTACTGGAGAACGAGGGTCCAAAAGCATGCGAAGCAGCTCAAGTGTGACGTTAACAGCAAGCAATTCAAAGACACCATGCGCTACCTTTGGATGCCGAGATTAGTCGAGAGAATCCAAGCTCAGGCAGCCACAAGTGGCGGAGGTGGCAGCACCGCCGTGGCAGCTTCCTCCTACGCCAATTCCTCAGCAACTGTTTATGATCTCAACGACCAAAGTAACACGGATCTCGACGTGTTCTCAGCCCAAATCGTTCCTCCACAACCTGTTTTCGGAGGCGGGGCTCACACTTATTCCCCAGAAAACTCTAGCGTAGTCGCATCATCTGACTCCTTCGGGACGCCGGTTTCCGACCTGACCGAGTGTTATAATAACTATCCAGTCAATCAGGGAAACAATCAAGATTATTATCAGGGAAACGATCTTTCAAATTATGCCGATCAATCGTTGATCAGCCCCACAGGTTATTTCCCCCACATGATGGATTTGACGACGGAGGAAAGCAACCAGTGGATGAACGCTGGCGGAGACATATCGGACAGCCTGTGGAATGATATCGATGACGTCTGGTTCTTACAACATTGA